A genomic window from Thunnus thynnus chromosome 12, fThuThy2.1, whole genome shotgun sequence includes:
- the LOC137193780 gene encoding protocadherin-8-like translates to MGETGWNGLLLLMCVSLASLAAVTYAKTMKYQTFEEDAPGTVIGNLAKDISSTPSSSGGSRTNFRMMKQFNSSFIRLRESDGQLTIGERIDRERICKHTLHCLIAFDVVSFSKEQFKLIHVEVEVKDINDNSPEFPRKESSLEISENTAVGTRIPLDFAVDEDVGVNYIQSYQISVNSHFSIDVLSRADGVKYAELVLMKELDRETQASYALELVAMDGGNPSRTGTTRINVKVKDYNDNSPVFDRNSFSVDLPEDAPVGSLLLDLNAEDPDEGLNGEVVYGFGNQVPSEIRQLFRVDRKTGRLTLESPIDFESKNTYEFDVQATDLGPNPSPAICKIVVQVQDVNDNAPEISITPMTSITAGIAYITEAAARESFVALVSTSDRDSGANGQVHCTLYGHDHFRLQQAYEDSFMIVSTNPLDREKIPEYNLTVVAEDLGSPPFRTITQYTIRLTDENDNAPVFSKPVYEVAVVENNAPGAYITTVVARDMDMGSNGKVSYKLADTYFMGSPISTFVSLDPASGSLYALRSFNYEVMKQLELRITASDGGSPPLSGSANVYVRIVDQNDNAPAITHPALNNGSAEVLLPRDAPTGYVITRVEARDADEGVNSELSYGLATGEPSVFSVNKATGEIYLNQVLSHDVDETLSVTVTVSDNGRPALTSTATLHFLIIAGSPPSDRTVYQSGGGDEVHAQWDLSVVIIVVLAGSCTLLLLAIILIATTCNRRKRDKSGEDSDSYGEKGTLERGRSHVVDNPLLPLHGAGGEAGFEGHSYSSQPGGFTSAHPGGSDMCSASEDGSEVPCVYDSDSNNKPRGNKHEGYSTLPGYGNGKEAVRPITIWKGNSYTTISARDPAFSGKDSGKGDSDFNDSDSDVSGDTGLKKDGAVVPPMGGQNGLWACTSECKVLGHSDRCWSPSAVRANAAPSPAPTLSSFSNLSKTASLPRDPHRRDNYYQAHIPKTVGLQSVYEKVLHREYDYVLVTPPRPVRVQEISDITIPVYTPTPTHCPNNDI, encoded by the exons ATGGGAGAAACAGGGTGGAACGGGTTGTTGTTGCTAATGTGCGTCTCTTTGGCGAGCCTGGCTGCTGTCACATATGCAAAGACTATGAAATATCAGACATTTGAGGAAGACGCACCAGGGACAGTGATTGGAAACTTAGCCAAGGACATCTCCTCCACTCCCTCTTCCTCGGGGGGCTCCCGGACCAATTTCAGGATGATGAAACAGTTCAACTCCTCTTTCATCCGTCTGAGGGAGAGCGACGGGCAGCTGACCATAGGAGAAAGGATAGACAGGGAGCGCATCTGCAAACACACCCTGCACTGCCTCATCGCTTTCGACGTGGTCAGCTTCTCCAAAGAGCAGTTCAAACTCATCCACGTCGAGGTGGAGGTCAAGGACATCAACGATAACTCCCCCGAGTTCCCCCGGAAAGAGTCGAGTCTGGAGATCTCCGAGAACACAGCGGTGGGCACGCGGATCCCACTGGACTTTGCCGTGGATGAGGATGTTGGGGTGAACTACATCCAAAGCTACCAGATCTCCGTCAACAGCCACTTTTCAATTGACGTGCTCAGCAGGGCCGACGGGGTTAAATATGCGGAGCTGGTGCTCATGAAGGAGCTGGACCGGGAGACGCAGGCTTCTTACGCGCTGGAGCTGGTCGCTATGGACGGTGGTAACCCGTCCCGCACCGGAACAACGCGCATCAACGTCAAGGTGAAAGATTACAATGACAACAGTCCGGTGTTCGACAGGAACAGCTTCTCCGTGGACCTGCCCGAGGACGCACCAGTGGGCTCCCTCTTGTTGGACCTGAACGCAGAGGATCCAGATGAGGGGCTGAACGGCGAGGTGGTGTACGGGTTCGGTAACCAGGTGCCCTCAGAAATACGGCAACTCTTCAGAGTGGACAGAAAGACCGGACGGCTCACACTGGAGAGCCCGATTGACTTTGAAAGTAAGAACACGTACGAGTTTGACGTCCAGGCCACCGACTTGGGTCCGAACCCGAGCCCGGCCATATGCAAAATTGTAGTGCAGGTGCAGGACGTTAACGACAACGCACCGGAGATCTCCATCACTCCCATGACGTCCATAACGGCGGGGATAGCGTACATTACCGAGGCTGCGGCCAGAGAGAGTTTCGTGGCTCTGGTCAGCACCTCGGACAGAGACTCCGGCGCTAATGGGCAGGTGCACTGCACGCTCTACGGACACGATCACTTCAGACTGCAGCAAGCGTACGAGGACAGCTTCATGATTGTGAGTACCAACCCATTAGACCGGGAGAAAATCCCTGAATATAACCTCACAGTAGTGGCTGAGGATCTGGGTTCCCCTCCCTTCAGGACCATCACTCAGTACACCATCCGGCTGACGGACGAGAACGACAACGCTCCGGTGTTCAGTAAACCGGTGTACGAGGTGGCTGTGGTGGAGAACAACGCACCTGGCGCATATATCACCACGGTCGTAGCGCGGGACATGGACATGGGGTCAAACGGGAAGGTCAGCTACAAACTGGCGGACACCTACTTTATGGGCTCCCCTATCTCCACCTTCGTGTCACTGGACCCCGCCAGCGGCTCGCTTTACGCGCTCCGGAGCTTCAACTATGAGGTGATGAAACAGCTGGAGCTCCGAATCACGGCCAGCGACGGCGGCTCCCCTCCCCTGTCCGGCAGCGCAAATGTGTATGTGAGGATAGTGGACCAGAACGATAACGCACCGGCCATCACTCATCCTGCGCTCAATAACGGTTCCGCTGAAGTCCTCCTGCCCCGGGACGCACCGACCGGCTACGTCATCACCCGGGTGGAGGCACGGGATGCGGATGAAGGCGTGAACTCGGAGCTGTCCTACGGGCTGGCCACAGGTGAACCCTCCGTGTTCTCCGTTAACAAAGCCACCGGGGAGATCTACCTCAACCAGGTGCTCAGCCACGACGTGGACGAAACCCTGAGCGTGACCGTCACGGTGAGCGACAACGGGAGGCCCGCGCTCACCTCCACCGCCACGCTCCACTTCCTCATCATCGCGGGCTCCCCGCCGAGCGACAGGACAGTGTaccagtcaggcggcggagacGAGGTACACGCGCAGTGGGACCTGTCGGTGGTGATTATCGTTGTCCTCGCGGGGAGCTGCACGCTCCTGCTGCTCGCCATCATCCTCATCGCCACCACCTGCAACCGGCGCAAACGGGACAAAAGCGGAGAAGACAGCGACTCGTACGGAGAGAAGGGCACGCTGGAGCGGGGCAGGAGCCACGTGGTGGACAACCCGCTTCTGCCTCTCCACGGCGCCGGGGGAGAAGCAGGCTTTGAGGGACACTCCTACAGCAGCCAGCCCGGTGGGTTCACCTCGGCTCACCCCGGGGGCAGCGACATGTGCTCGGCCTCAGAGGACGGCAGCGAGGTCCCTTGCGTGTATGACTcagacagcaacaacaagcCCAGAGGGAATAAACACGAG GGTTACTCCACTCTGCCTGGCTATGGGAATGGTAAGGAGGCTGTGAGGCCCATCACCATCTGGAAGGGCAACTCTTACACCACCATCTCTGCCAGGGACCCAGCCTTCAGTGGCAAAGACAGTGGCAAGGGGGACAGCGACTTcaatgacagtgacagtgatgtgaGTGGAGACACCGGCCTGAAGAAAGATGGAGCAGTGGTTCCTCCCATGGGTGGCCAAAATG gTCTATGGGCTTGCACCAGTGAGTGTAAGGTCCTGGGTCACTCAGATCGCTGCTGGAGCCCCTCAGCAGTAAGAGCCAACGCAGCACCCTCCCCAGCCCCAactctttcctccttcagcaacCTCTCCAAGACGGCCTCCCTGCCCCGGGACCCCCACCGCAGGGACAACTACTACCAGGCCCACATCCCTAAAACAGTGGGGCTGCAGAGTGTGTATGAGAAGGTGCTGCACAGAGAGTACGACTACGTCCTGGTCACCCCTCCCAGGCCTGTGAGGGTCCAGGAGATCAGCGATATAACCATCCCTGTTTACACGCCTACCCCAACACACTGCCCCAACAATGACAtctaa
- the LOC137193781 gene encoding leukocyte cell-derived chemotaxin 1-like, whose amino-acid sequence MAGNSEKVPIASAGPEDLQQFMPPAYSAVAVKPAATGRLLKAGIAVLIAGALLLLLGAVGAFYFWNNNEKHVYNVHYSMSINGKVEDGAMEIDTANNMERFSTGSGADEAVEVHDFEIGITGIRFSGGEKCYIKTQVKARLPDVENLNKDSMTFDLEDEVMPAKFEEDLIWVAADTPLSDSAFLSNKIKDLCGDLPIFWLRPTYSTGGQRKARAAPRRRRQAPAAEEEEDVEAEFNPENPYQRALEGEGSMSNYNTLDHEGVCCSECRRGYTHCQRICEPLGGYHPWPYHYRGCRVACRVIMPCNWWVARILGIV is encoded by the exons ATGGCTGGGAACTCAGAGAAAGTACCGATCGCCTCGGCGGGACCGGAGGACCTGCAGCAGTTCATGCCTCCG GCCTACTCCGCCGTGGCTGTGAAGCCCGCCGCCACCGGCCGCCTGCTGAAGGCCGGGATCGCGGTGCTGATCGCCGgagccctgctgctgctgctgggagcCGTCGGAGCTTTCTACTTCTGgaacaacaatgaaaaacac gtctACAATGTCCACTACAGCATGAGCATCAATGGCAAAGTGGAGGATGGTGCAATGGAGATTGATACAGCCAATAACATGGAGAGATTCAGCACCGGCAGCGGGGCAGACGAGGCTGTGGAGGTCCATGACTTTGAGATT GGGATCACAGGGATCCGGTTTTCAGGAGGAGAGAAGTGCTACATCAAGACTCAGGTGAAGGCTCGTCTGCCTGACGTGGAGAATCTGAACAAGGACTCAATGACGTTCGACCTG GAGGACGAGGTGATGCCGGCCAAGTTTGAGGAGGATCTGATCTGGGTGGCGGCTGACACTCCCCTCTCGGACTCCGCCTTCCTCAGCAACAAGATCAAGGATTTGTGTGGAGACCTGCCAATCTTCTGGCTCCGTCCCACCTACTCAACTG GCGGACAGAGGAAGGCGAGGGCCGCCCCCCGCCGGCGCCGTCAGGCACCCGCGGCCGAGGAAGAAGAGGACGTGGAGGCAGAGTTCAACCCGGAGAATCCCTATCAG AGAGCTCTCGAGGGCGAAGGCTCCATGAGCAATTACAACACGCTGGACCACGAGGGCGTGTGCTGCTCCGAGTGCCGTCGCGGCTACACCCACTGCCAGAGGATCTGCGAGCCGCTGGGAGGCTACCACCCGTGGCCGTACCACTACCGTGGCTGCAGGGTGGCTTGTCGGGTTATCATGCCCTGCAACTGGTGGGTGGCGCGCATTCTGGGTATCGTCTAA